tggaagcgctcattagtacaggagacCAGGTGAgtggtgaatgcagcgctccccgTGTGGGATCTgtgttcaccgcttcctggtcttctctTGCAGGGCTCTGCtccctgtgctgtgacccgaGCACAGTGTGAGAACCAAGGCGAGCTTtatgacctcatgctgtgcgatgattattatttttttgtctgatttgaggtcttaataacatgggggtctgatctgaggtctgaatgggggtcttatttacattggggggaggggggggtctgatctgaggatttaatggggtcttattaacattaggggcCTGAGCTgagatctaatgaaaaatatttttttcttattttcctcctctaaaacctgggtgCATCTTAAGtgcaagtgcgtcttatagggtgaaaaatacagtacttgcATTTCCCAAGTGAAAATTCTATAAGAAACAGCTGCATGGACAATATTATGTGACCAAGGCCCCGAAAAAAAGATAGAAGCAACAAAAGTAGGAGaactacattacaaaattacagctacctacAGAAATTATTTTAAAGCATGTCGATTCAAACCGGAGAATGCCTTTAACTTAAACTCAAAAGAATCGTAATCTGGTCAACTATACAGCGGGTTAAAAGGGTAGGCAATGCATCAACGCCTCATTAGATAGATTACATTTCAGGATGCCATGACTACCCCTATGAGGGCTGTAATGGTATATAATTAATGTTGTTTTTGGATAACTTAATGAACAGATACAACTATTAAACAGAAATTAGAAATTTCTGGCAATAAAGGATATCTGAAGGACTCACATTTACCTAGATTCTTGCCTTCCATCTTCTCTTTTATCTGAATAGTCTGCAGAGCTTCTAGTTCGGGGTCCACTAACCCTCTCCCTGGACTTTGCACTGAACTTGTCCTTTGTTTTCGTCTTGGCTAGATGCTTGTTTGGCAACTTGTTTTTTTGCATTCGCATGTGGAGTTTCCTCTGTGTTCTTCCAAAAGATGTGTGCAGAACTTGGAGTGTGGCTTTCTTAGATTTTTTCCCCTCATGGAACATTTGGCTCTTAGGTAGTCTCACAGGGCTTGTGTTCCTTACAACAGGGATAGTCTGTTTTTTGGACTtcactggaggaagaggaggtttcACATTCTGCTTAGACTTGATGGGTGCTGTTGGCGGTGGAACAGGAGCAGGTGCCAAGCTCCTTGCTCTAGTTTTACCCAAATTTAACTCCATATTTTGCATCTGTATCTCTGCATCTGCTGTTCGCCGAGTGATGCTGGATTTTTTCTTCTTGacaaacaatgttttttttgatGGTTTGGGGCTTGGTTTTTTGGTGGGTGGAGAAGCTGGCTTTTTGGGACAACTAAATGAAGCATGTTTATTCAAGCTTTTAATATAGGTAAACTCTCGATTACAATAGGGACAAAAATGAGGTGTTGAGTCAATAGATCTTTGCCTTGATTTCTTGTTCTTTTGTAAAATTGCCTTCTGAACTAGCTGGTTTTTCCTTTTTATTGCACCCAATTTAAGCTTGGTTGAGGACATTTTGCCAATTTCAATAGTAAAATTAAGTTTTTTAGGTTGACCCATTCGTCTAAATGAATTCTTCTCTGCAGCTTCCAGAACTACCACCCCTACCCCATTTGTAGGCTCCACAGTCTGTTTCAAGGGTATTGGATTTTTTTTCGGAGTGTATCTTTTTTTGTCACTGGCAGAAGCACAAACTAATATATGCTTGTGTAATTCAGGCATATTATCAACACCCTTCCCACATTTAGTGCAACGTATAGCAGTAGTGAAGGTTTGAGGAATATTATGGGTAGTAAAATTTGTTGCAGTTGCCCCAAGGCCCATGGGATTTTTGGTGTGGTATTGAAAGGGTGGTGGTTTAAAGCTTGGGTAGTGCTGATTAAGTCCCATGCGTACATCTGGATCTTTAGATTTTTCTCCAGCAGCCATGATTTTAATAGTTGTATATAGTTCTTCAGAAGAATCATTTAAATCATCATCCTCTGGTGATGGCGTCATGGGGTCCTCATCCATACTTTCATTTTGGATTGAACTTGCTTTATTGGGGTCTGTGAAGTTCTGCGGCCTAAGCGTCCCACTTTCCAGTTCCCTGTGACTGTATTCTTTATCTGCATGCAGGTCCTGCTGATGTTGTTGTAAGTTACAAAGAAAGGCAAACTCCTTTTTGCATATTGAGCATACAAAAATCTTGCCGACCCCATGAAGCACAGAACGATGTTCAGAGAGGCGTGATACATCTTTAAAAAGTTGAACACAGAATTCACATTTGAAAGGCCATTCCTCTGCATGCACAACCAGATGCTTGGCAAGGTCTTTAATAGACATAAAAGGAGAGTCACAAACATTGCAAACAAAGGACTTACTAAAACGTTCACAAATGGAATCATTTTGACCCATCTGTAAAAAGTCTTCAGTTGGTGCTTCTTCATCATGCTTTTCTTGCTTAAATATAGGTGCAGAAGATTCAGAATTTAAAGAGGGAGATACAACTGAAGAGACTACCGACAGAGGTGGAGGAGATGAACAAGATGACGAGGATGATGATGAagtggaagaagaagaagaagatgatgatgatgaagaggaaAGCGTAGGTGGACCAGGGGAAGCGCACCCAGAAGGATCATCAGTAGTGAGGGAAGGAGATGGAGATACTGTGCGAGAAAGAACTGGAAGCGGCGATTGTGTGCCGGCAGAAAGAGGTGAAGCACAAGATGGAGTGGGAGGAACACTGCATGAAGAATCTGGTAATGAAGGAACATTAGTTGTAAGAATAGGTGGTGGCAATGTAGAGTCTGTTAAAAATGGAGGACATGGGGTAGGTGAAGGAGCTTCAGAAGGTGTTAGTATAGGTGGTGACTGGCATACTGCTGTGCACATGCTCTCATCTAAAGCAGAAGTAACTTCCATGGGAATAATAATGTCTTCACATGAGCCAAGATCAAGTTCTTCTACAGGTCTGAGCTCATCTGTTCTACAGGGAAGCACGATAGTATCTGGCTGTGAAACACTTTCTTCTGGAGCTTGTAATAAATCATATTCATTTAGCAGGACCTTTTTTAACATACACGTTGTAGGCTTCTTCTTTTTTACACCAATGTTATTCCCTTTATATTCCTTGGCCTCTGTGTCACAGAAGGGCTTTCTACTTATGCTAAGATCAAGCACGGACTCCCAAGGAACCTGTGACCGACTTTTGCTTTCACATTTCTGTTTTACTCCACTGGATAAGTCCAACGGTTGCTGGTTACAAGCAATGCCAAAGGACACATTTGAAGACCACTCTTTATTAACCTTTAGATCTTCACATGGGCTCAAGTTATCTCTTTCTTCTCTACCAGATAAACTCCAGACAGGATGAGCTGCTTTGACTTTCCAGCTTTGGTATTTTTAGGCCAAGTCCTTCATTCCAAGTGTTTTTTCCTTCTTGCTTAACACATTCTTTCGGGGCCGGGCTGAGCTGTGGTGAACTGGGAGGAGAGCTGGTACGCCTTTTAAACCTGTTTGAATTAGATGTCAAGGAAGACACAGCCGGGCTCAACTTTGGAATTTCAGAGAGTAATGATGGACTTATCTGAGACTTATTGCCATCTTGCATTTGAAGGAGCTGCTTTAGTTTAGAAGATAAATAAACACTTTTCTCTTTTGGAAAGGTCAAATTATCACCTACAGAAACACTTAAAGGAATTGTTAGGGAGCAAGAAGGTGTAACTGGCTCAAGCTCCACTTCAGTTTTAATTTTTGATAGTAAAGGGGGGCTAATTGTTCGTCTTTTCTTAGGCTCCAAGACTCCACCGCCAGAAGAGTCACTTAGTGGATTTGGATTATCAGGGGCAGTTTGGAGGAGTCTTACATTCTGAGAAACTTCAACCTTGATAGGGGTAAGCAAACAATTAATTCCTAGTACATCAGCAGTGCTGGTCTCTACCTCTATTACATCACATGTGCTACTTGTGCTGCAGGTTGGCAGTTTACCATCAATGAAGTAGGTTAGGTTTTCGGATATATTGTTGGAAACATCCATAATATATACATCATCTGCTTCTCCGTCTTCCTCAATTTCTGTGTTTGCTACATAAATGTTTTCAACTGGTGGAGACTGCTCAGGTTTTAGTTGTGGATCTTCAAGCAGGTGCCCTTTTCGTCTCACTCCTTTTGGAATAAGATGACGCTCGTGAACTCTGCGTTGGTGTCGACgcatgtttgtgtgggttccaAAGACTTTCTTACAGTACTTGCATGGGTGCAATTCTCTGCTTGACTCGCCATTTTCTTCAGAGAGTACAGAATGTGAAGTTTCCCTGTCAGAATCAGTCATTTTGCTTTGTGCTCGAGAACTGCTGTATTCATCTGTTGCTTTCAGAGAATCTATTATATGTTTGTGAACATGGCCAAATTCACTAGGAGTGGACAAGACTAAAGATTTTCTTTTAGGCCCGGATTCATGACGTCTCTCATGTCTTCTCCGGTTAATCTGTGTTCCGAAAGCTTTTCCACAGTATCGACACTTGAATGCGTGGTTTATTGTAGAAACATGAATATGCATGTGCCGTTCTAGCCCTTGTTTTGTTGTGAATTTCCTCTCACAGTGCTGGCATGGAAACATAAAACCTTCTGGTGAAtctccattaacatcccctttaGGTTTAGGGATGCTAATAGGTTTCTTTTTGGGAGAACCTTCAGGAGTCTCATCAGATGTACTCCTGAGGTCATCAAGCATTTCTGCACTTTCATCTTCCTGATTTATAGACTCCCTCTCTGAACTTTCTTTCTGCGAGTCGTCAATTGGCTCCTGTTCAGCAAGCTCTTCCTCCACAGTCTGGCTGTCTGTTACTTTAGGTAGTTCAGTGGTAGGGATGGAAATTCGATTTGGAAGGACATTGTCATTCACCATTTCTTGTATAACGGCTGTCTGTTCAAGAGATAGGACAGGAGAGGCTAGTGGCTTTGCCTCCTCTTCATTTGGAGCTGTGAAGAGAAGAGAGATTGAAACACATTATCCTGTGTTAACATACCATATATAAAAGATAACGAAGCATTAAGCAACATCAACTTGGATACAGTAGACTTTTCCTCTACAATTtccgttatatatatttttattttttttacatatcctTAGAGATTTACCAGAAGATTTCAGCAGTATTGGGAAGAAAAAATGTGTCTAATAGTCTTAAAAATACAGTACTTTTACTGCCCatgaaattaaaattctataGCACTTTTTTTCCTTAGGACTGCATTGCATCTTTCCACTGTTATTCCTCCtaaaaacatacaaaatatatTGGTAACTGGGTGTCACCATTCCCACTGTCAAAGGGCTGTGTACCTCCACACTCTCCAATCAGTTTTTACAGTGTCACAGCAATGGCAAAACCATGCAGTCGATATATTCTTACATTTCCAGGACGAATAACAGAGAAATCATacaatgctccagaattattatttcatggggaatgcacATATTTAGCAAAATGTAGTTTTGGTAGGGtcatctttaaagggtttctgtcatgagaaataacgttctgtagctgactgacattagcgatgtgctaatgtcagcagtacataacagtatgctttataactccctgcctgatGCCggtctcttaaaataaagacttttaaaatatgctaatgagcctctacagggctccagatggcgatcAAATTGGTCAAGTCTTATTGCCATTTGCGAATTGTTCCACCGCTGAACTGcagctttagaaaaaaaaaaaaaaaaaacttccttgaGCAGACGCACCATGCTAGGACGGCAAGCTTGATAAAGGACAAACAGGAACTCACTTTCCCAAAATCCCTTTAGTCGCGAAGCCAAGGCCGCAGCCAATCGGACTCCCACTGGGAAGAAACTGCTTCCTCGGGTGACTACCAGCTGCTCCGCGCTGTCGCTTTCATCTGAGAGTTCCGCGCAGCTGCCCGGAAAAGGAGGGCGGGCGCGGTCCTGGACGTGCGCAGGTTAGATCATCACTTTTAGGGTGGGCCTTGTGATACCGACTCAGTGCACAGCGGGTGTTAGCGGTGACCCGCCACATTTCAGTGACCTGCTATGATTggttactgtacagagctccggGCGCTGGAGCAGTGCATGGTGGAGCAGGAGCAGCCTCAGTGACCTGCTATGATTggttactgtacagagctccggGCGCTGGAGCAGTGCATGGTGGAGCAGGAGCAGTAGCAGCTGCTCCTGCTGTGACCGTCCCGCAGACCTAGGCTGACCGTCGCATACGAGTGTGTGTCCAGCGCTGTGCACTGCATGCAGTAAGGTTTTCTCAGTGTGGTCTGTACAGTGCAGTGGGGTCTGTGCAGTGCAGTGTGATCTTCTCAGTGTAGCAGAGGATAGTGTGACCATGTACAGTGAGTACAGTTATGACTAGTGCAGTGTAGTAGTATACCCAGTGTAGAGTAGTGAAGAAGAGTACGGTACCAGCGCTGTATATCCAGTGTAGTGAGTACAGTACCAGCGCTGTATATCCAGAGTGAGTACAGTACCAGCGCTATATATCCAGTGTAGTGAGTACAGTACCAGCGCTATATATCCAGTGTAGTGAGTACAGTACCAGCGCTATATATCCAGTGTAGTGAGTACAGTACCAGCGCTATATATCCAGTGTAGTGAGTACAGTACCAGCGCTATATATCCAGTGCAGTGAGTACAGTACCAGCGCTGTCGATCTAGTGTAGTGAGTACAGAACCAGCACTGTATATCCAGTGTAGTGAGTACAGAACCAGCACTGTATATCCAGTGTAGTGAGTACAGTACCAGCGCTGTCTATCCAGTGTAGTAAGTACAGTACCAGCCCTGTCTATCCAGTGTAGTGAGTACAGTACCAGCGCTGTCTATCCAGTGTAGTGAGTACAGTACCAGCCCTGTCTATCCAGTGTAGTGATTACAGTACCAGCCCTGTCTATCCAGTGTAGTGAGTACAGTACCAGCACTGTATATGGAGTGTAGTGAGTACAGTAccagcgctgtatatacagtgtagtgAGTACAGTACCAGCGCTGTATATGCAGTGTAGCGAGTACAGAACCAGCGCTGTATATCCAGTGTAGTGAGTACAGTACCAGCGCTGTCTATCCAGTGTAGTAGGTACAGTACCAGCGCTGTATATCCAGTGTAGTGTGGTGAGTATGGTACCAGCGCTGTCTATCCAGTGTAGTGCAGTGTGTTCTGTGTAGCTGTTGTCTTATACCTCTTTCACATTGGCGTGTCCCTTACAGGAATCAAGCTCCGTGTGAGAGCAATCCTCCTTTCCGGAAGAGCAcagcgttaggcctcatgcacacaaccgttgtgggttttggcggtctgcaaattgcggatccgcaaaacacggatggcgtccgtgtgagttccgcaatttgcggaacggcacagacagccattgatcatataactgcctattcatatccgcaaaacggacaagaataggacaggttatttttttttgtggaccacggaacggagcaacggatgcagacagcacatggagtgctgtccgcatcttttgcaaccccattgaagtgaatgggtccgcatccaagccgcaaaaactgtggctcggatgcggaccaaaacaacagtcgtgtgcatgaggccttatactgatttataatgctatgtgtctgtGTGACCTGTATCAAGTCCAGAGAACTGCTTTAATAAAAGTTGATCAATGAATTATATATACCCCAGGATGGTACTATTGAAAAGTAGAATCCCATGTGAATGAAAGTTTATCTGCCCAAAACAGAATTAAATCAAAAGTATGCAATCAATTCATATTTCTACACTGGAGGATCTAATACAGATTAGCTCAGAAGGCCCTTCACTTGAGCCATTTAATCCTGAGCCCTGCTGTTACATGCTGGTTTGGATCTAAAAGAAAGAGGATGCCTCATTACTCAGGATGGCCAAGTGACGCTGACATTTTGACCAATAAACCGTAAATTTTGAACTATGTAAATAGTTTTTATCAGTGATAAAAGTTAAAGTTCAGCTGTAAGAAGACCAAAAGGAATGAGGAGGAGAGAGATGCGGGACACTGCACATAGTAAAGCCTCAGTTCACACataagtgtttggtcagtgatttccatcagtgatttttagccaaaaccaggattggagcctccatagacataaggtataagggagagatctgcacctgttctgtgctttggctcaaaaatcactgatggaaatcactgaccgaacattcACACAGtccgtgtttggtcagtgattttcatcagtgatttctgagccaaagccaggtgcggctctaaacacagaacaggtgcagatcttttccttaggcctcttttagacgggcgttgcgggaaaatgtgcgggtgcgttacggaaacacccgcgatttttctgcgcgagtgcaaaacattgtaatgcgttttgcactcgcgtgaaaaaaaacgcgcatgtttggtacccaaacccgaaattcttcacagaagttcaggcttgggatcggtgttctgtagattgtattattttcccttattacatggtaataagggaaaataatagcattctgaatacagaatgcatagtcaaatagcgctggaggggttaaaaaaaaataaaaaaattatttaactcaccttagtccacttgtttgcgtagcccggcatctccttctgtctcctttgctgaacaggacctggggtgagcattaattacatgaacaggacctgtgatgacgtcactccggtcatcacatgttccatcacatgatcttttaccatggtgatggatcatgtgatgatcatgtgatggaacatgtgattaccggagtgacgtcatcacaggtcctgttcatgtaattaatgctcaccccaggtcctgttcagcaaaggagacagaaggagatgccgggtaacgcaaacaagtggactaaggtgagttaaataatttttagattttttttaacccctccagcgctatttgactatgcattctgtattcagaatgctattattttcccttataaccatgttataagggaaaataataatgatcgggtctccatcccaatcgtctcctagcaaccgtgcgtgaaatcgcaccgcatccgcacttgcttgcggatgcttgcgattttcacgcaaccctattcatttatatggggcctgcgttacgtgaaaaatcgcacaatatagagcatgctgcgattttcacgcaacgcataagtgatgcgtgaaaatcactgctcatctgaactgccccatagaaatgaatgggtcagtattcagtgcgggtgcaatgcgttcaactcacgcatcccatccgcgcggaatactcgcccgtgtgaaaggggccttatacctcatgtctgtgtagcctacactcctggttttggctcacaatcactgatggaaatcactgaccaaaacactgacgtgtgaatggggcaatTTTCTTTTAATCATAATTAGACATGTATTTAAATTTGgcgacagttttttttatttggctcctaaatttttcagtttaggagccaatggctcctaggTAATTTTATTAGTCTGGAGCGCTGctctaggtgctactggggcgttgcttcaacacctagaggctcggtctacgcaccctttggcacgcccaggtcccgtTGATTGACTGTCGAGTTCTCCTCATCGTCACGCaagtcccgcgcctgcgccgtcccgtttagtgttcggtgcaggcgcagtgagtgaaggacgccctcctgctgccggcttcctcactgagcCTGCGCCGAAGGAAGGAAGCCGGAACTAGGagtgcgtccttcactcactacgcctgtgccgaatactaaacgggacggcgcaggcgagGGACTTACGTGACGATGAGGAGAACTCGACAGTCAAAGCAAAAGACCCACTTTGTGGAATGTAtgactaaggtctcatgcacatgaccatatgttcgGTCTGTATCcgatctgcatcttttgcagattgaatgcggaccctttcatttcaatggggccgcaaaagatgcaggcaGCAAAGCGAGTGCTGCCCGCAATCGCATGTTCATTCTGCAacaccacaaaaaagatagaacatgtcctattctaatcTGTTTTGTGGGCAAGGATAGAAAATTTCtacagaggtaaaaaaaaaaaaaaaaactgtcaacatACACTCCAccggatctgtggtttgcagatCCACGATTTGTGGACTGCATAACAGATATAGTCGTGAGCCTAAGGTCTTATCAGCATTCTATGTAAGCCAAGACCTGAAAGGAGCTCAGAAAAAGATTTTGCGGCAAGTTGTTAAGAGAGTAATCCAGCATGTCCTACCGTCTGGTGAATCTTTCATAGCGGCAGAGTCCACGTCGGAGCCACTCTTCTTTTCTTGTGTGTTTAGGTTTAGTTTCTTTTTAGCATGGAGTGATCTCCTCCTTCCTgcagcaaaaatataaaatacatgtaAATTCATTTtgcaaactaaaaaaaaaggaacagccaAGCAACGAGTAACTTGCAAAAAGATTTGGAAACATCACATACAGAATGTAGAACAAATGTTTGAAATAactttttacacacacacacacacacacacacacacatttacatacatacagtaaatatatatagTCACACATATAGTATATCAAGTTATTATTCCTGGGCCTTAAAGAGAACCTATCACCACTAAATGCAGAGCAATCTGCAGACAGCGTcttatagagcaagaggagctgagcagactggttTCATGACAAAAGTTTTAGCGAAATggtagtgtgaaatcaaaacggaaaaaaatggatccgtcactaaataaaTTGAAAGGCGATGGctgactgatccgtttttttaggctcctaacaaaacagatccatccccattgacttgcattgttttcAGTGACTGATCtgtttgtgtccggtcacaaaacggaatactgacggaatggaagacattctgatgcatcctgaactaatCTCTTTCcagtcagaatgcatgaggaccaaacggaaaagttttttttttccggtattgagatcccctGCCAGATCTCAATTCCAGAAAAAAGGGCTGCAGCTagcgactatttttgtaatcgagtattctatcaatTAAACCAACGATTAATAGAGTACTCTAATAACAGAAAATgaattaaaagaacgtttttctttataaaaactcatcagacccccaagccaTCAGGccccctcccagtgccatcagctgtcccctctagtgccaccagcttcccccTCGTAGCCATGTCCCCAgtaccagtgaaataaaatacttacctctcctgtaggggcgccgctccacagcttGTCTATCTTCTTCTCCGCTTACTGCACTGATGTCCCGGCAGTGTGTCAGGATATAGTGCAGCGTAGTGTGGATCGGCGTGTGACCACGGAGTGGTGAGTAATAGCAGGCACTTTACTCACGCTCCTTTGTCACATGACACTAGCAAATCACTGatacaaaaaatttgcatcgaggattgtTATGTcgagttaggcctcttttacacttgcgttgtccggatccggcgtgtactccacttaccgaaattacacgccggatccggaaaaacgcaagtgaactgaaagcatttgaagacggatcagtcttcaaaatgccttcagtgttactatggcagccaggacgctattaaagtcctggttgccatagtagtagtggggagcggtatacttacagtcccgtgcggctcctggggcgctccagaaggacgtcagagcgccccatgcgcatggatgacgtgccatgtgatcacgtgatccatgcgcttggggcgccctgacgtcactctggagcgccccgggagctgcacggacggtaagtatgctgctcccccgctcccctttaccatggctgccaggactttagcgtcccggcagccatggtaaccattcagaaaaagctaaacgtcggatccggcaatgcgccgaaacgacgtttagcttaaggccggatcaatgcctttcaatgggcattaattccggatccagccttgcggcaagtgttcaggatttttggccggagcaaaaagcgcagcatgctgcggtattttttccggccaaaaaacgttccggtcctgaactgaagacatcctgatgcatcctgaacggatttctctccattcagaatgcattaggataaaactgatcaggattcttccggcatagagccccgacgacggaactctatgccggaagaaaagaacgcaggtgtgaaagagcccttactcgatttaatcgag
The Bufo gargarizans isolate SCDJY-AF-19 chromosome 2, ASM1485885v1, whole genome shotgun sequence genome window above contains:
- the LOC122928884 gene encoding LOW QUALITY PROTEIN: PR domain zinc finger protein 2-like (The sequence of the model RefSeq protein was modified relative to this genomic sequence to represent the inferred CDS: deleted 1 base in 1 codon), with protein sequence MNQDAVTPPEVAETLAEVPEHVHRGLPEEVVLAPSAVNKLRLGIWARKQLPRGKKFGPFVGEKKKRSQVKNNVYMWEVYYPNLGWMCVDATDPQKGNWLRYVNWARSAKEQNLCPLEINRAIYYKTLKPIEPGEELLVWYNGVDNPEIAAAIEEELAASHRSKKSSPKSRRGRRRSLHAKKKLNLNTQEKKSGSDVDSAAMKDSPDAPNEEEAKPLASPVLSLEQTAVIQEMVNDNVLPNRISIPTTELPKVTDSQTVEEELAEQEPIDDSQKESSERESINQEDESAEMLDDLRSTSDETPEGSPKKKPISIPKPKGDVNGDSPEGFMFPCQHCERKFTTKQGLERHMHIHVSTINHAFKCRYCGKAFGTQINRRRHERRHESGPKRKSLVLSTPSEFGHVHKHIIDSLKATDEYSSSRAQSKMTDSDRETSHSVLSEENGESSRELHPCKYCKKVFGTHTNMRRHQRRVHERHLIPKGVRRKGHLLEDPQLKPEQSPPVENIYVANTEIEEDGEADDVYIMDVSNNISENLTYFIDGKLPTCSTSSTCDVIEVETSTADVLGINCLLTPIKVEVSQNVRLLQTAPDNPNPLSDSSGGGVLEPKKRRTISPPLLSKIKTEVELEPVTPSCSLTIPLSVSVGDNLTFPKEKSVYLSSKLKQLLQMQDGNKSQISPSLLSEIPKLSPAVSSLTSNSNRFKRRTSSPPSSPQLSPAPKECVKQEGKNTWNEGLGLKIPKLESQSSSPVWSLSGREERDNLSPCEDLKVNKEWSSNVSFGIACNQQPLDLSSGVKQKCESKSRSQVPWESVLDLSISRKPFCDTEAKEYKGNNIGVKKKKPTTCMLKKVLLNEYDLLQAPEESVSQPDTIVLPCRTDELRPVEELDLGSCEDIIIPMEVTSALDESMCTAVCQSPPILTPSEAPSPTPCPPFLTDSTLPPPILTTNVPSLPDSSCSVPPTPSCASPLSAGTQSPLPVLSRTVSPSPSLTTDDPSGCASPGPPTLSSSSSSSSSSSSTSSSSSSSCSSPPPLSVVSSVVSPSLNSESSAPIFKQEKHDEEAPTEDFLQMGQNDSICERFSKSFVCNVCDSPFMSIKDLAKHLVVHAEEWPFKCEFCVQLFKDVSRLSEHRSVLHGVGKIFVCSICKKEFAFLCNLQQHQQDLHADKEYSHRELESGTLRPQNFTDPNKASSIQNESMDEDPMTPSPEDDDLNDSSEELYTTIKIMAAGEKSKDPDVRMGLNQHYPSFKPPPFQYHTKNPMGLGATATNFTTHNIPQTFTTAIRCTKCGKGVDNMPELHKHILVCASASDKKRYTPKKNPIPLKQTVEPTNGVGVVVLEAAEKNSFRRMGQPKKLNFTIEIGKMSSTKLKLGAIKRKNQLVQKAILQKNKKSRQRSIDSTPHFCPYCNREFTYIKSLNKHASFSCPKKPASPPTKKPSPKPSKKTLFVKKKKSSITRRTADAEIQMQNMELNLGKTRARSLAPAPVPPPTAPIKSKQNVKPPLPPVKSKKQTIPVVRNTSPVRLPKSQMFHEGKKSKKATLQVLHTSFGRTQRKLHMRMQKNKLPNKHLAKTKTKDKFSAKSRERVSGPRTRSSADYSDKREDGRQESRGLY